In the genome of Nymphaea colorata isolate Beijing-Zhang1983 chromosome 9, ASM883128v2, whole genome shotgun sequence, one region contains:
- the LOC116261411 gene encoding uncharacterized protein LOC116261411 encodes MKRSGIFFASAVAASSAAFTSSDDHQIRLLKPSDEALSGGNGSSSASQRNLAADKFAPRFDGLRFIETLITAHR; translated from the exons ATGAAGAGGTCCGGCATCTTCTTTGCCTCTGCTGTTGCCGCGTCGTCCGCGGCCTTCACCTCCTCGGACGATCATCAGATCCGCCTTCTGAAGCCCTCGGACGAG GCGCTGTCCGGCGGAAATGGCTCTTCTTCGGCGTCACAGAGGAATCTGGCCGCCGATAAGTTCGCACCGAGGTTCGACGGCCTGCGATTCATCGAGACTCTGATCACGGCTCACAGATGA